In Rubrobacter radiotolerans DSM 5868, a genomic segment contains:
- a CDS encoding ABC transporter substrate-binding protein, with protein MSRARGVQTGPYANRYMSRRRFLRLGGASFAGAALLGSASLGAGCGQEPAQDGVATVVFSFGPDDSGTLANLVEAFNREFEGEIRVEYREFSRLTDEYFDEITAELSAGNSGVDVIGGDVTWTAEFADQGWIEDLNSRIYTDFPVSVPGSFLDAAITSCSYNNSVWGAPWFTDAGLLYYRSDLLEQAGVSGPPATWEELSEIARQVRDEAGTRYGFVFQGDEYEGGVVNGCEFIWNAGGRILTGATTLQAPGAPLDLTPSIIEIDNPNSVRGLEIQRGLIDDGISPETVANFREQDCEEAFLGGEAVFMRGWPYMYALAGENGNSVEPEQIGVAPLPVAGNDLQSYSCLGGWNLLMNAESPNKDAAWEFIKFACAPEQQRTRAIEGSFLPTLREVYNDSEVEQNLPVIVLGREVIENNLRTRPVTPYYSEVSEALARGFNRNLSGETETQEAVSELQSELQDIVERN; from the coding sequence ATGAGCCGCGCAAGAGGAGTGCAAACCGGACCCTACGCCAACCGGTACATGAGCCGCCGCCGCTTTCTGCGGCTCGGCGGGGCCTCGTTCGCCGGAGCCGCCCTGCTCGGGAGCGCCTCGCTCGGGGCGGGCTGCGGGCAGGAGCCGGCGCAGGATGGCGTCGCGACGGTCGTGTTCTCTTTCGGGCCGGACGACTCGGGGACGCTCGCGAACCTCGTCGAAGCCTTCAACCGGGAGTTCGAGGGGGAGATCCGGGTCGAGTACCGCGAGTTCTCGCGCCTGACGGACGAGTACTTCGACGAGATCACGGCCGAGCTGTCGGCCGGTAACTCGGGCGTGGACGTTATCGGCGGGGACGTTACCTGGACGGCGGAGTTCGCAGATCAGGGGTGGATCGAGGACCTCAACAGCCGCATCTACACGGACTTCCCGGTCTCGGTGCCGGGGAGCTTTCTCGACGCTGCGATAACCTCCTGCTCCTACAACAACAGCGTCTGGGGCGCGCCGTGGTTCACGGACGCGGGGCTTCTCTACTACCGCTCCGACCTCCTGGAGCAGGCGGGCGTCTCCGGACCCCCGGCGACCTGGGAGGAGCTTTCGGAGATTGCGCGCCAGGTCCGGGACGAGGCCGGGACGCGCTACGGCTTCGTCTTTCAGGGCGACGAGTACGAGGGCGGGGTCGTGAACGGCTGCGAGTTTATCTGGAACGCGGGCGGGCGCATCCTGACCGGGGCGACGACGCTTCAGGCCCCCGGCGCGCCGCTCGACCTGACGCCGAGCATTATCGAGATAGACAACCCGAACTCGGTCCGGGGGCTTGAGATCCAGCGCGGCCTCATAGACGACGGCATCTCGCCGGAGACGGTCGCCAACTTCCGCGAGCAGGACTGCGAGGAGGCCTTTCTCGGCGGGGAGGCGGTCTTTATGCGCGGCTGGCCGTACATGTACGCGCTCGCCGGGGAGAACGGCAACAGCGTCGAGCCGGAGCAGATCGGGGTCGCCCCCCTGCCGGTCGCCGGGAACGACCTGCAGAGCTACTCGTGCCTCGGTGGCTGGAACCTCCTTATGAACGCCGAGTCTCCGAACAAGGACGCGGCCTGGGAGTTCATCAAGTTCGCCTGCGCCCCCGAGCAGCAGCGCACCCGCGCCATCGAGGGCTCGTTCCTCCCGACGCTTCGGGAGGTCTACAACGACAGCGAGGTGGAGCAGAACCTCCCCGTCATCGTGCTCGGGCGGGAGGTCATCGAGAACAACCTGCGCACCCGGCCCGTCACGCCGTACTACTCCGAGGTCTCGGAGGCGCTTGCCCGGGGCTTCAACCGGAACCTCTCCGGTGAGACCGAGACCCAGGAGGCCGTCTCGGAGCTTCAGAGCGAGCTTCAGGACATAGTCGAGCGGAACTGA
- a CDS encoding sodium:solute symporter gives MSDRFEVTTLDITIIVVYLIASRIIPLVLAPKPREGQDASESYFLGGKNFVWPLVGLSLVATNMSGATYVGLAGAGYSQGISVYAYEWMTTVILVVFIFFLLPFYIKSGVFTLPEFLDKRFDRRSRLTFAGFNLFANMFIDMAAALYAGGLVVQAIFPAIPLWVSIAVLATLAAIYTVVGGLGAVMISDGIQATLTLIGGGVVFFLALNAIPSWDAVTQAAGEERMSLILPVGNEALPWPGLITGVFIIGLYYWTTNQLVVQRTLGARSLDHGRWGSILAGFVKLSFLFLFILPGTFAIILYPNLENPDLVFPTLVFDLLPIGVRGLILAAVIAAITSTVDSILNSASTIVTMDFVRTFRPDTTQRGLVFIGRVSTIGALIVAVVWAPTIAQFDTLYQYLQSILSYVVPPIVATFLLGIMWTRINANAAFYTLVILIPLGVVMFIVNEVFGTFTIQFLYVAGISFAVSLTMLTVISLLGYRPDPEKTEDLTWKPQYWREETRELQGKPLWQNFRFLSIVMLVSTIVIVYIFR, from the coding sequence GTGTCTGACCGCTTCGAAGTCACCACGCTTGATATCACGATCATCGTTGTGTACCTGATCGCGAGCCGCATCATCCCGCTCGTGCTCGCGCCGAAGCCCCGGGAGGGTCAGGACGCCTCGGAGAGTTACTTCCTCGGGGGCAAGAACTTTGTCTGGCCGCTCGTCGGGCTCTCGCTCGTCGCGACGAACATGAGCGGGGCCACCTACGTCGGGCTCGCCGGGGCCGGGTACTCGCAGGGGATCTCGGTCTACGCCTACGAGTGGATGACGACCGTTATCCTTGTTGTCTTTATCTTTTTCCTTCTCCCGTTCTATATAAAGAGCGGAGTTTTTACCTTGCCGGAGTTCCTCGACAAGCGCTTCGACCGGCGCAGCAGGCTCACGTTCGCCGGGTTCAACCTCTTTGCGAACATGTTTATCGACATGGCGGCGGCGCTGTACGCCGGAGGGCTCGTCGTGCAGGCGATCTTCCCGGCCATCCCGCTGTGGGTCTCCATTGCGGTTCTGGCGACGCTCGCGGCGATCTACACCGTTGTCGGAGGGCTCGGGGCGGTCATGATCAGCGACGGCATCCAGGCGACGCTGACGCTTATCGGGGGCGGCGTCGTGTTCTTTCTGGCGCTGAACGCGATCCCTTCCTGGGACGCGGTAACGCAGGCGGCGGGAGAGGAGCGAATGTCCCTGATCCTCCCGGTCGGCAACGAGGCCCTGCCGTGGCCCGGCCTCATAACCGGGGTCTTTATTATCGGGCTCTACTACTGGACAACAAACCAGCTCGTCGTCCAGCGGACCCTCGGAGCGAGGAGCCTCGACCACGGTAGGTGGGGCTCGATACTTGCGGGCTTCGTGAAGCTCTCGTTCCTCTTTCTGTTTATCCTGCCGGGGACGTTCGCCATCATTCTCTACCCGAACCTTGAGAACCCGGACCTCGTCTTCCCGACGCTCGTCTTCGACCTGCTCCCGATCGGCGTGAGGGGCCTTATCCTTGCGGCGGTGATCGCGGCAATAACCTCGACGGTGGACTCGATCCTCAACTCCGCCTCGACTATCGTCACGATGGACTTCGTAAGGACCTTCCGCCCCGACACGACCCAGCGCGGGCTCGTGTTTATCGGGCGGGTCTCGACGATCGGCGCGCTCATCGTCGCGGTTGTCTGGGCGCCGACGATCGCCCAGTTCGACACGCTCTACCAGTACCTGCAGTCTATTCTCTCCTACGTCGTGCCACCGATCGTAGCGACGTTCCTGCTCGGGATCATGTGGACGAGGATCAACGCCAACGCGGCGTTCTACACGCTGGTCATCCTTATACCTCTCGGGGTCGTGATGTTCATCGTGAACGAGGTCTTCGGGACGTTCACGATACAGTTTCTCTACGTTGCGGGTATCTCGTTTGCAGTCTCGCTGACGATGCTCACGGTCATAAGCCTTCTCGGCTACCGGCCGGACCCGGAGAAGACGGAGGATCTGACCTGGAAGCCGCAGTACTGGCGGGAGGAGACGCGAGAGCTTCAGGGCAAGCCGCTCTGGCAGAACTTCCGGTTCCTCTCGATCGTGATGCTCGTCTCGACGATCGTGATCGTCTACATCTTCCGCTAG
- a CDS encoding universal stress protein yields MSFFPRKILLAADRSEESRLAVEAAADLSKETGSELHVVYVGLISPWVQSNTLSPTQYRRLRAEAQEVLDEQVRAVESLGGKVTQAHLRMGRADSEIIRLGEELSAELIVIGSRGQHTISRVLLGNNAESIVRHAPCPVLVTRKDR; encoded by the coding sequence ATGAGCTTCTTCCCGAGAAAGATCCTGCTCGCAGCGGACAGATCGGAAGAATCCCGGCTCGCGGTCGAGGCGGCGGCCGATCTCTCGAAGGAGACCGGCTCCGAGCTGCACGTGGTGTACGTGGGCTTGATCTCCCCGTGGGTCCAGTCGAACACGCTCTCCCCGACGCAGTACCGGAGGCTCCGGGCCGAGGCCCAGGAGGTCCTCGACGAGCAGGTCCGGGCGGTCGAGTCGCTCGGCGGTAAGGTAACGCAGGCGCACCTGAGGATGGGCCGGGCCGACTCCGAGATCATCCGCCTCGGAGAGGAGCTCTCGGCGGAGCTTATCGTGATCGGGAGCCGGGGCCAGCACACGATAAGCCGCGTCCTTCTGGGCAACAACGCCGAGAGCATCGTTCGGCATGCGCCGTGTCCGGTGCTCGTTACGCGGAAGGACCGCTAG
- the menE gene encoding o-succinylbenzoate--CoA ligase, which yields MSAARTVECPLRVAARRWPEAAAISSPDRTVSYRELDVRVSGLAAGLRGAGLPAGSKFGVSMPANEQYLSLVLAALRAGLVVAPVSTRLPAASTVAALRDVGARAVVSGDPVFLAAAVEAGVVALPPDSLDVAPDASAEMVPRLDLDAPATVVFTSGSTGRPKAALHTVGNHRASALGSARNIPLGPGDAWLHSLPLFHVGGLSILFRCVLAGATVALPGPGEPLAEAIPRSRATHVSLVSTQLRRLLDGGPVGTALSGLRAVLLGGSAIPADLLDRAHDLGVPVHTSYGLTEMTSQVTTTRPGASRAELATSGRVLPGREVRISERGEILVRGETLFAGYLESGRPVRPLDREGWFGTGDLGNLDTDGRLTVTGRLDNLFVSGGENVQPERVEEELRRLPEVEEAIVVPVADREFGERPVAFVRLAPGTPEVRLGGLRERLRERLAGFEVPDALYPWPLDAPQGMKVNRAYFKERADERHR from the coding sequence GTGAGCGCGGCGCGGACGGTCGAGTGTCCGCTCCGCGTGGCGGCCCGGCGCTGGCCGGAGGCGGCCGCGATCTCCTCCCCGGATCGGACCGTAAGCTACCGGGAGCTCGACGTTCGGGTCTCCGGGCTCGCGGCGGGCCTGAGGGGGGCGGGGCTACCGGCGGGCTCGAAGTTCGGGGTCTCCATGCCCGCGAACGAGCAGTACCTGTCTCTGGTCCTCGCCGCCCTGCGCGCTGGGCTCGTCGTTGCGCCGGTCTCGACCCGGCTTCCCGCCGCCTCCACCGTCGCCGCTCTTCGGGACGTCGGCGCGCGAGCCGTCGTCTCCGGGGACCCGGTGTTTCTGGCCGCGGCCGTGGAGGCCGGGGTCGTCGCGCTCCCGCCGGACAGCCTCGACGTGGCGCCGGACGCCTCCGCCGAGATGGTCCCGCGCCTCGACCTCGACGCTCCGGCGACGGTCGTGTTCACGTCCGGGAGCACGGGACGCCCGAAGGCCGCGCTCCACACGGTCGGGAACCACCGGGCGAGCGCGCTCGGCTCGGCGCGGAACATCCCGCTCGGGCCGGGGGACGCGTGGCTTCACTCGCTGCCGCTCTTTCACGTCGGGGGGCTCTCCATCCTTTTCCGGTGCGTGCTGGCGGGAGCGACGGTCGCGCTCCCGGGGCCGGGAGAACCGCTCGCGGAGGCGATACCGCGCTCCCGCGCGACCCACGTCTCGCTCGTCTCTACGCAGCTTCGGAGGCTCCTCGACGGCGGGCCGGTCGGGACCGCGCTCTCCGGTCTTCGGGCCGTCCTGCTCGGCGGGAGCGCGATTCCGGCGGACCTGCTCGACCGGGCGCACGACCTCGGAGTCCCGGTACACACGAGCTACGGCCTGACGGAGATGACGTCGCAGGTCACGACGACCCGTCCCGGGGCGAGCCGAGCGGAGCTTGCGACGAGCGGGAGGGTGCTGCCCGGGCGAGAGGTCCGCATCTCGGAGCGGGGGGAGATCCTTGTCCGGGGCGAGACGCTCTTTGCGGGCTACCTGGAGAGCGGACGGCCCGTCCGGCCGCTCGACCGGGAGGGCTGGTTCGGGACGGGCGACCTCGGGAACCTCGACACGGACGGGCGGCTCACGGTTACGGGGCGGCTGGACAACCTCTTTGTCTCCGGCGGGGAGAACGTCCAGCCCGAGCGGGTAGAGGAAGAGCTGCGTCGCCTGCCGGAGGTCGAGGAGGCCATTGTCGTGCCGGTCGCCGACCGGGAGTTCGGGGAGCGGCCCGTCGCGTTCGTGAGGCTCGCGCCCGGGACGCCGGAGGTCCGCCTGGGCGGACTTCGGGAGCGACTCCGGGAGCGCCTTGCGGGCTTCGAGGTGCCGGATGCGCTGTACCCCTGGCCGCTTGATGCGCCGCAGGGAATGAAGGTGAACCGGGCGTATTTCAAGGAGCGAGCGGACGAAAGACATCGGTAG
- the menC gene encoding o-succinylbenzoate synthase, with protein MKVEVYRYALPLTAPLVLKGETLRQREGLLLRLTDGAEGWGEAAPLPGFSPETITQAEEQLVALDGAALADALLGVKPDPLAGLLPSVRFAVEVALAGVAAGRSGSSFTEALCGGSASATEVPVSALISTSAAETSREARRVRETGYRTVKLKLGGCPVERDAALVRKVVRELGTGVRLRLDPNRAWDFDEALRFAEFVRDLAFEYVEEPLRDAARLGELVRKSDLPVALDESLLDLEPEDLEDHRYAKAVVIKPTITGGVSRALRFARTARRLGMEAVISAAYESGLGTTALVALAGATGGGRVAAGLDTYSRLASDVLAPRPDLARPEMPVVLRAPAPDVELLRRVA; from the coding sequence GTGAAGGTCGAGGTCTACCGCTACGCGCTCCCGCTCACGGCGCCGCTTGTGTTGAAGGGCGAGACGCTCCGGCAGCGGGAGGGACTGCTCCTGCGTCTAACGGACGGCGCGGAGGGCTGGGGCGAGGCCGCGCCGCTCCCCGGTTTCTCGCCGGAGACGATCACACAGGCCGAGGAGCAACTCGTTGCGCTCGATGGTGCTGCGCTTGCGGACGCGCTCCTCGGGGTAAAGCCGGACCCGCTCGCCGGTCTCCTGCCGTCGGTCCGCTTCGCCGTCGAGGTCGCCCTGGCCGGGGTTGCGGCGGGGAGAAGCGGGAGCTCCTTCACCGAGGCCCTGTGCGGCGGGAGCGCGAGCGCAACGGAGGTCCCGGTATCGGCCTTGATCTCGACCTCCGCGGCTGAAACCTCGCGCGAGGCTCGCCGGGTCCGCGAGACCGGTTACCGGACGGTCAAGCTCAAGCTCGGCGGCTGTCCGGTGGAGCGGGACGCCGCGCTCGTTCGGAAGGTCGTCCGGGAGCTAGGGACGGGCGTCCGGCTCCGGCTCGATCCCAACCGGGCGTGGGACTTCGATGAGGCGCTGCGCTTTGCGGAGTTTGTCCGGGACCTCGCCTTCGAGTACGTCGAGGAGCCGCTTCGCGATGCGGCACGCCTCGGAGAGCTTGTCCGGAAGAGCGACCTTCCGGTCGCGCTCGATGAGTCGCTTCTCGACCTGGAGCCGGAGGACCTAGAAGACCATCGCTACGCAAAGGCCGTCGTGATCAAGCCGACGATCACGGGCGGCGTCTCGCGGGCGCTCCGTTTCGCGCGAACAGCGAGGCGGCTCGGGATGGAGGCCGTGATCAGCGCGGCCTACGAGTCGGGGCTCGGGACGACGGCGCTCGTCGCGCTCGCCGGTGCGACCGGCGGCGGCCGCGTCGCGGCGGGCCTCGATACCTACTCGCGGCTCGCGAGCGATGTGCTCGCGCCGCGCCCCGACCTCGCCCGGCCCGAGATGCCGGTCGTTCTTCGCGCCCCTGCCCCGGACGTGGAGCTTCTGCGGAGGGTCGCGTGA
- the menB gene encoding 1,4-dihydroxy-2-naphthoyl-CoA synthase — translation MTDIAWETALEFEDIRYEKAEGIAKITINRPEVRNAFRPQTVREMQRALEDARDDLAVGVIVLTGEGPDAFCSGGDQRVRGDAGYLADPDDPTRTPGGSSVGRFDVTDLHVQMRRCPKPIVAAVAGYAVGGGHVLHVLCDLTIAADNAKFGQVGPKVGSFDGGYGASVLTQLVGPKKAKEIWFLCRMYSAEEALQMGLVNAVVPLERLEEETVAWCREMLQRSPFALKLLKASFHAHEDGFAGIQQLAHDANLLFYGSEEAQEGRDAYREKRRPDFSKFPRRP, via the coding sequence ATGACAGATATAGCGTGGGAAACGGCTCTTGAGTTTGAAGACATCCGGTACGAGAAGGCGGAGGGGATAGCGAAGATCACCATAAACCGTCCCGAGGTGAGGAACGCCTTCCGGCCGCAGACGGTGCGGGAGATGCAGCGCGCTCTGGAGGATGCGCGCGACGACCTTGCGGTCGGCGTCATCGTCCTTACCGGCGAGGGTCCGGACGCGTTCTGCTCCGGAGGGGACCAGCGGGTACGCGGGGACGCGGGCTACCTCGCCGACCCGGACGACCCGACGCGGACGCCCGGGGGTTCCTCCGTCGGGCGCTTCGACGTTACGGACCTGCACGTGCAGATGCGCCGCTGCCCGAAGCCCATCGTCGCGGCGGTCGCCGGGTACGCCGTCGGCGGGGGGCACGTTCTGCACGTCCTGTGCGACCTGACGATCGCCGCCGACAACGCGAAGTTCGGGCAGGTCGGGCCGAAGGTCGGCTCCTTCGACGGGGGCTACGGAGCGAGCGTCCTCACGCAGCTCGTCGGGCCGAAGAAGGCGAAGGAGATCTGGTTTCTCTGCCGTATGTACTCCGCCGAGGAGGCTCTTCAGATGGGCCTCGTGAACGCCGTCGTGCCGCTTGAGCGGCTGGAGGAGGAGACGGTCGCCTGGTGTCGGGAGATGCTTCAGCGCTCACCGTTCGCGCTCAAGCTGCTCAAGGCGTCGTTCCACGCTCACGAGGACGGCTTCGCCGGAATACAGCAGCTCGCCCACGATGCGAACCTTCTCTTCTACGGCTCGGAGGAGGCGCAGGAGGGCCGCGACGCCTACCGGGAGAAGCGCCGGCCGGACTTCTCGAAGTTCCCCCGCCGCCCGTAA
- the menH gene encoding 2-succinyl-6-hydroxy-2,4-cyclohexadiene-1-carboxylate synthase, which yields MSATGSFPAVLCLHGFLGSSRDWSDLIARLPDRRFVLPDLPGHGAAVGLAPEEYTMEGAAQRILDALDGAGAGRCLAVGYSMGGRLALYLALRHPERLAGVLLESASPGLRSEGERAARQRSDGALASRLEGGGAEDFAAFLREWHRQPLFASLADHAGLVERLVRERRENDPQELARSLRGMGTGSQPSLWSELPDLRVPALAVVGERDEKFAGIAHEMSRRTGKVRVAVVREAGHNVHLEQPREFAKLLKRFAGEV from the coding sequence TTGAGCGCGACCGGTTCCTTCCCCGCCGTGCTCTGCCTGCACGGGTTTCTCGGCTCCTCACGCGACTGGAGCGACCTAATCGCCCGGCTGCCCGACCGCCGGTTCGTGCTTCCGGACCTGCCGGGACACGGCGCGGCGGTCGGGCTCGCGCCGGAGGAGTACACGATGGAGGGGGCGGCGCAGCGCATCCTCGACGCGCTCGACGGGGCCGGCGCGGGACGATGCCTGGCCGTCGGGTACTCGATGGGCGGACGGCTCGCCCTCTATCTCGCGCTGCGCCATCCGGAGCGTCTCGCCGGAGTGCTCCTCGAATCCGCCTCCCCCGGCCTCCGGAGTGAGGGGGAACGCGCTGCGAGGCAGCGTTCGGACGGGGCGCTCGCCAGCAGGCTGGAGGGCGGAGGAGCGGAGGACTTCGCGGCCTTTCTCCGGGAGTGGCACCGGCAGCCGCTCTTCGCCTCGCTCGCGGACCACGCGGGGCTCGTGGAGCGGCTCGTCCGGGAGCGTCGGGAGAACGACCCGCAGGAGCTTGCCCGGTCGCTGCGCGGGATGGGCACCGGGAGCCAGCCGTCTTTGTGGAGCGAGCTGCCGGACCTGCGCGTACCGGCGCTCGCCGTTGTCGGGGAGCGGGATGAGAAGTTTGCCGGGATCGCACACGAGATGTCCCGGAGAACCGGAAAGGTCCGGGTTGCAGTTGTCCGGGAGGCGGGACACAACGTCCATCTGGAGCAACCACGGGAGTTCGCCAAGCTACTGAAACGCTTTGCGGGAGAGGTCTAG
- a CDS encoding GFA family protein, with amino-acid sequence MSEPQGDRAGLRASGGCLCGAVRYEVRGPLRPVVNCHCSQCRRTSGHYVAATACRPRDLALTASESLRWYRSSETARRGFCGNCGSNLFWEPSDGERDEVMLLAGTLDKPTGLETAAHIFVADAGDYYTLNDGLPKLPAGYEPGRFAF; translated from the coding sequence GTGAGTGAGCCGCAAGGAGATCGCGCCGGGCTTCGCGCGAGCGGAGGCTGTCTGTGCGGGGCGGTGCGCTACGAGGTGCGCGGTCCGCTGCGCCCGGTCGTAAACTGTCACTGCTCTCAGTGCAGGCGCACGAGCGGGCACTACGTCGCGGCGACCGCCTGTCGCCCCCGTGATCTCGCCCTGACCGCTTCGGAGAGCCTGCGCTGGTACCGCTCCTCGGAGACGGCGCGGCGCGGTTTCTGCGGGAACTGCGGCTCGAACCTTTTCTGGGAGCCTTCGGACGGAGAGCGCGACGAGGTCATGCTCCTCGCCGGAACCCTCGACAAGCCGACCGGCCTCGAAACCGCGGCCCACATCTTCGTAGCCGATGCCGGCGACTACTACACGCTGAACGACGGGCTCCCGAAGCTCCCGGCGGGCTACGAGCCCGGACGATTTGCATTTTGA
- the menD gene encoding 2-succinyl-5-enolpyruvyl-6-hydroxy-3-cyclohexene-1-carboxylic-acid synthase → MGTGSAGRDTARANLLLATLLVEECLRGGVTDFFLAPGSRSTPLVAALAANDRANVHVHYDERGTAFAALGYARATGRPAGWVTTSGTAVANGLPAVVEAATDGVPMLLLTADRPPELRRTGANQTVDQPGIFGGYVRWDFDLPAPGADTDPASLLTTVDQALHRARRLPAGPVHLNLMFREPLLPEPDGMDLDLPASLARWMGTDRPYTLYPPPETTSPREALRDLAAELRGAERGLVVAGRLASAAGGRAAGRLAERLGWPLLADVGSQARFGEVSKNLVPYYDLALLDRDFTERNRPDVVVHLGGGSVSKRLGNFVAESRPEVYAVARPDPARLDPAHIVTHHFESGVGAFCEALAGYLPEPGATGGEWLDRWREASRRVGSAVRAAEIRAFEAGEMPEPVALALAVRELPPGGDLVVASSLPVRDVDSYAAPETAGRARVCANRGASGIDGTLATAAGFARGTGGPVTVLIGDLALLHDLNSLAMLRGLPVAVVVVNNDGGGIFSMLPISRHESFFERYFGTPHGLGFREVAATFGLEYGAPENLREFRDLYRRSVGRKEPTLIELKTDREAGARFRREFRERLGPGEEGRKEQGEHPE, encoded by the coding sequence GTGGGGACCGGGTCCGCGGGCAGAGACACGGCTCGCGCGAACCTGCTCCTCGCGACGCTTCTTGTCGAGGAGTGCCTCAGGGGCGGCGTTACGGACTTCTTTCTCGCGCCGGGCTCCCGGTCCACGCCGCTCGTCGCCGCGCTCGCGGCGAACGACCGGGCGAACGTCCACGTCCACTACGACGAGCGCGGCACGGCCTTCGCCGCGCTCGGGTACGCCCGGGCGACGGGTCGTCCGGCCGGCTGGGTCACGACGAGCGGCACGGCCGTGGCGAACGGCCTTCCGGCGGTCGTCGAGGCCGCAACCGACGGCGTGCCGATGCTCCTCCTCACCGCCGACCGGCCGCCGGAGCTGCGCCGCACCGGCGCAAACCAGACCGTGGATCAGCCCGGCATCTTCGGCGGATACGTCCGCTGGGACTTCGACCTCCCGGCTCCCGGCGCGGATACCGACCCGGCGAGCCTCCTTACCACGGTGGACCAGGCCCTCCACCGCGCTCGGCGCCTCCCCGCCGGGCCCGTCCACCTGAACCTCATGTTCCGCGAGCCGCTCCTGCCGGAGCCGGACGGGATGGACCTCGATCTCCCGGCGAGCCTCGCCCGCTGGATGGGTACCGACCGGCCATACACGCTCTACCCGCCCCCCGAGACCACTTCGCCGCGAGAGGCTCTCCGGGACCTCGCCGCAGAGCTCCGGGGCGCGGAGCGCGGGCTCGTCGTCGCCGGACGGCTCGCGAGCGCGGCCGGAGGACGGGCCGCAGGGAGGCTCGCGGAGCGGCTCGGGTGGCCCCTCCTTGCGGACGTCGGCTCCCAGGCGCGCTTCGGGGAGGTTTCGAAGAACCTTGTCCCGTACTACGATCTCGCCCTTCTCGACCGGGATTTCACCGAGAGGAACCGGCCGGATGTGGTCGTGCACCTCGGAGGAGGGTCGGTCTCCAAGCGGCTCGGGAATTTCGTTGCGGAGAGCCGCCCGGAGGTCTACGCCGTCGCTCGTCCCGATCCGGCGCGCCTCGACCCGGCGCACATCGTTACGCACCACTTCGAGTCCGGGGTCGGCGCGTTCTGCGAGGCACTAGCGGGCTATCTCCCGGAACCCGGAGCGACGGGTGGAGAGTGGCTCGACCGGTGGCGGGAGGCGTCGCGCCGCGTCGGGTCCGCGGTGCGGGCCGCTGAGATAAGAGCTTTCGAGGCCGGAGAGATGCCGGAGCCCGTAGCGCTCGCACTCGCCGTCCGGGAGCTTCCGCCCGGGGGGGATCTCGTCGTGGCGAGCAGCCTCCCCGTGCGGGACGTAGACTCCTACGCAGCGCCGGAGACGGCTGGACGGGCGCGGGTCTGCGCCAACCGGGGCGCGAGCGGAATAGACGGGACGCTCGCGACGGCGGCCGGGTTCGCGCGGGGGACGGGCGGGCCGGTCACGGTCCTGATCGGGGACCTCGCCCTGCTGCACGACCTGAACTCCCTGGCGATGCTCCGCGGGCTGCCGGTAGCGGTCGTCGTGGTGAACAACGACGGGGGCGGGATCTTCTCTATGCTGCCGATCTCCCGCCACGAGAGCTTCTTCGAGCGGTACTTCGGGACGCCGCACGGCCTCGGCTTCCGGGAGGTCGCCGCGACCTTCGGGCTCGAGTACGGGGCTCCGGAGAACCTGCGGGAGTTCCGGGACCTCTACCGGAGGTCCGTCGGGCGCAAGGAGCCGACGCTTATCGAGCTGAAGACCGACCGCGAGGCCGGAGCGCGCTTCAGGCGGGAGTTCCGGGAGCGTTTAGGCCCCGGAGAAGAAGGTCGCAAGGAGCAGGGCGAGCATCCCGAGTAA